Genomic DNA from Nocardioides aquaticus:
GCTCGCGGGCGTCGACGCGCTCGATCTCCTCGCCGTGCTTGCGACCGCGCAGCGCGAAGTCGGTGCCGTCCTCGACCGCACGCATGAACTCGTCGCTGACGCGCACGGAGTTGTTGGCGTTCTGGTACTGCACGGAGGTGATGTCGGCGCCGCCGAGGTCCATGTCGAAGCCGGCGTCGCGCAGCGCGCGGATCTTGTCCTCCTCCTTGGCCTTGGTCTCGACGAACTCGACGATGTCGGGGTGGTCGACGTCCAGGACGACCATCTTGGCCGCACGACGCGTGGCGCCGCCGGACTTGATGGTGCCGGCGGAGGCGTCCGCGCCGCGCATGAAGGAGACGGGGCCCGAGGCGGTGCCACCCGAGGAGAGCAGCTCCTTCGACGAGCGGATCCGCGACAGGTTCAGGCCGGCGCCTGAGCCGCCCTTGAAGATGAAGCCCTCCTCCTTGTACCAGTTCAGGATGGAGTCCATCGAGTCGTCGACCGAGAGGATGAAGCAGGCGCTGACCTGCTGCGGGCTCTGGGTGCCGACGTTGAACCAGACCGGGGAGTTGAACGAGAAGTACTGGTTGAGCAGCAGCCAGGTGAGCTCGTGCTCGAAGACCTCGGCGTCGCCGGCGGAGGCGAAGTAGCCGTGGTCCTTGCCGGCCTTGACGTAGGTCAGCACGACCCGGTCGATGAGCTGGCGCAGGCTGGTCTCGCGGGCGTCGGTGCCGACGGCGCCGCGGAAGTACTTGGTGGTGACGATGGTGGATGCGTTCAGCGACCAGGTCGTGGGGTACTCCACGTTGCGCTGCTCGAAGACGGTGGCGCCGGTCTTCCAGTTGGTCTGGACGACGTCGCGACGCTCCCAGGTGACCTCGTCGTAGGGGTGCACGTCGCGGGTGGAGAAGACGCGCTCGATGTGGAGCCCCTCTCCGCGGGCCTGCTGAGCGTCGGCCCGGTTCACCGTCTCGGTCATCTGGTGTCTCCTCGTGTGCTGCTGGTGTCGGTCATCAGTCTTGCGCGGTCCACCGACAGGGGTCGGCGCACCGGTGGAGCGGGGGGTCCCGATCGTGGTGCGAGCACGGTCGAGCAGGTGGGGATGAGGTGGTGCACCCCGGCAGGCAGCTTCCCCACTCCCTGCCGGGGTGGTCTGGGTCAGCCCGTGGGGGCTGGGGCGCGGCCGTCGAGGCCGTCGAGCGCGGCGGGCGAGTCGGGCGTACGCCGCTCGCTGCGCAGCTGCGCGATCTCGTCCTCGAAGTCGTCGGCGGACTCGAAGGCCCGGTAGACGGAGGCGAAGCGCAGGTAGGCGACCTCGTCGAGCTCGCGGAGCGGGCCGAGGATGGCCAGGCCGACCTCGTGCGCGGGGACCTCGGCGGCGCCGGCGGCGCGCAGGGCGTCCTCCACGGCCTGGCCGAGGCGGTCGAGCTGGTCCTCGGTGACCGGGCGGCCCTTGCAGGCCTTCCGGACGCCGGCGACGGCCTTGTCGCGCTGGAAGGGCTCGGTGGCGCCGGAGCGCTTGAGCACCGTGACCTGCATCAGCTCGACGGTCGTGAAGCGCTTGCCGCACTCCGAGCACGTACGCCGGCGGCGGATCGAGCCGCCGTCCTCGGCGACCCGGGAGTCGACGACCCGGGTATCGGTGTGCCGGCAGTAGGGGCAGTGCATCGCGGGTGTCTCCTCTCGGGTGTGTGGATGTCGGGCGGCGTGTCAGGGTGGCCGGGCGCGCTCGTAGCACCGCTCGAGAGCGGTGGATGAACCTGTGGAGAACGGCGTTTCCCTGGGGATAACACGCGCTGGCCTGTGTGCCATCCGCATCGAACTGTGAACTAGATGTGGATAACTACATCCGTGTAAGTACTAGATGTAGTGGAACCGTACGCCCGGGACCCCCAGAGCGCAACCTGTTGCGCAATCTCGGCGTTATTGTTTTCGGCGGGCCGCGTCGTCGCAGGTCAGCGGTGGTCCGGGCATGCTTCTCGACCGGTCCGGGGCGCGGCTTGCGTCGGCACCGGCGACCGGTCACGGTGGGGACATGGACCAGATCGAGATCGTCATCGAGGACCTCCCGCCGGCGAAGAGCGAGGGCAAGTCGATGCTGGCCGCCGCGCACCGCCACCACTCCCGGGTGGTCGCGCTGCTGCAGGCCGCGCGGGACCACATGAAGTCCACCGGCCACCAGGGTTTCGGCAGTGCCGCACTGACGCTCGACGTCACCCTGACCTCGCCGGAGCCACCGGCCTCGGACGCCACGAACTACCTCGGCGGCATCACCGACGTGCTCGAGGCCAAGGGCCAGCGTGGCCCGCTGGGGCACCTCGGCGAGCTGGCGAAGGTCGCGCTGTACGACGACGACCGGCAGTTCCAGGACGTGCACTTCCGCTGGCAGCAGGGCAAGCCGACGGGCTACCGGGTGCGGATCCGCCCGCGCGCCTAGACGGTTCTCCCGGACGACGAGCGCGGAGGCAGCGTCAGCAACAACGCGGTCGACGTCCTAGCGCAAGCCAGCGGGATCTCGGCGTCAGCAATCCGGATCTTCCATATAGCGATCAACGTTGCAGAACCCGTTGCTCGGAAGACTGTTGATCTCGTCATAGGACACGGCAGCCACGATCGCACCGATGACGAATACCAGCGCGATGCCGATGCCGATCCAGCCGAGGACGATCCCCGCGACAGCCATGCCACCGCCTACCTGCTGACCATGAGAGCGCTTGATCTGGGCACGGGCGACATAGCCGAACACGAGTGCCAGGATCGAGCCGACCCAGTAGAGCCACAGGATGCCCAGCACCATCGAAGCGATGGCCAACCCGTTGGTGGCTCGGACATGCATCTGTGGCAAGTACGGGTACGCGCCTGGAGGAGGCGGCAGGCCCGGTGACTGCTGAGGCGGGTAGTAGTGCCCGTCGCTGGCCTGCCACCAACCCGGCCCGGGCGGGTTTGCGCCAGCGGGGACACCGGGGTCGCTCTCACTCATGGCGCGAAGGTTCTCATGCCAGCCCGGCTGTCGCGGGACAATCTCCATGACGCTGCAGCCAGCCCGACTGGCGAGCTGCGGATCGAGTCGGCTGGGGCGCACCCTGGTCCGGGTTGATCCCCGGTAGCAGTCGGCTGGTCGGCTCCGCGGTCCCAGACGCAAGAACGGCCGCCCCCGCGCGATGCGGGAGCGGCCGTACGAGGGGTGGCGGCGCCGTCAGCGCCGCCGGGTGATCACGGGGTGATCGAGCGCGGCGAGGACGCGTTCGCGACACGGTTCTCGGCGTCGATCATCCAGGCGAGCTGCTCGAGGCGCTCGAGGATGCCGTGCAGGATGTCGGCCGAGGTGGGGTCCTCGGCGTCGACCTCGTCGTGGATGCGACGGGCGGTGCCGGCGGTGGCGTAGATCGCGGAGACGATGCGGTCGACGGTCTCGGCGGTGTCGACCTCGGTCGAGGGGAACTCCGGCAGGCTGGTCTGCGCGCCGACGGTGGCGGCGCGGGCGTCCGGGACGACGTAGAGGGCGCGCATGCGCTCGGCCACGGTGTCGGAGAAGGTGCGCGCGTCGTCGACGACCTCGTCGAGCTGCAGGTGCAGGTCGCGGAAGTTCTTGCCCACGACGTTCCAGTGCGCCTGCTTGCCCTGCAGGTGCAGGTCGGTCAGGTCCACCAGCAGCTGCTGCAGGTGGGCCCCGAGGGTCTCCGAGGCGCGGTACGGCGGGTGGGCGGTGTGCGCGCCGGCGCTCGCGGAGGTGGTCAGGTCGGTGCTCTGCATCGTGTCGCTCATGGTGAGACGGTCCTTCCGATCGGGGATGTCCCTACTGTGACACCTTTTCTTGATTGGTTCCAGAAAGGGAAGGCTTGCCTGCGTTGGCGGATGCGGCAGGTCAGACCCGGTCGGGGCAGGAGCAGTCGACCGGGAGGCGCACCGTGCGCAGGTCGGCGCCGGTCGCGGCGCCGCAGCCGTCGAAGGGCACGTGCCAGCGGTCGACGCCCTCGGCAGTCAGCACGGCCAGCTCCACGCCGTCGCGGTCGACCACGAGCGGCACCACGGCCGCGGCGTCGTACCCCTGGGCGCGGGCACCGGCGAGGAGGTCCTCGCCGTGCACGGCGGCGAGGTGGCGCAGCACGGCGGCGGCGTGGTGACCGAAGGTGTCGGGCTCGGAGCGCAGGAACGCGTCGACCGGGACCACTACGTCGTCGCGGCCGGGCTCGACGAGGCGGATCGAGAGCAGCGTCGGGACGTACGCACGCATCCCGGTGTCGTCGGGGCGGTCCATCGTGAAGGAACCGGTCAGCCGGACCACCCGCGAGCCGGGACCGGGCAGCGTCAGGGTCGCGACACGGCAGGCGGCCAGCGCCGGGACGGCAGGCGAAGTGCCAGCGAGGAGGACCCGGACGCGGCCGTCCTCGGCCACGTCGACCGAGACCAGCGTCTCGGTGGAGGGCGTACGGCAGCTGCGGGTGCGCAGGGTGCCGGTGCGGGCACCCGCGACCGAGGTCCGGGCCTGCTCGGCCCAGGTCGAGGCGGGGTTGCGCAGCAGCTCGCCGGTCATGAGGTAAGGCTACCCTCACCCCCCGCCTCGGCGGTAGGTGTCCGCGGTCTCAGTCCGGCCAGTGGACGCCCGCGCGTCGACCGCCCGCCCGGGCAGTTCAGCAGCGCGTGAGGCGGCCTTGGTCAGTCGTCGCGCAGGGCACGGTGCTGGTCCACGTTCCGCCCCGCCCGGGGGTCCGGCACCGTCTCTGCCTCGACGGTGGCGATGGTCTCGTCGAGCCGCACGTCTCGCGGGAGGCTGCGGTAGTCACTGGTGGCCTTCGCACCGCCTGGGCGGTCGTCGTCTGTCGGCATCCTCTGACGCTAGTGCTGCAGTCCAGTCCGTTCTCGCGTGCTCCGCGATGCCTGCTCGTCGGACCCATCCAGATCCCGGTCGACGCCTCTACCGGGTCTCGGTCACGTCGATGCCCGGCTGCCCGAGGTCCTTGCGCAGGTGGACGTCGTCGCGGCCCGGCGTGGGGACGGGCTTCCGCCGGACGATCTCCTCGTACCCCAGGCGCCGGTAGAACGCGGGAGCCTGGAAGGTGAAGGGGGTGACGAACGCGTGCGTGCACCCGCGACCGACCGCCTTGGTCTTGAAGGTCGAACCGGTCGAGCTCATCGCTGAGGCGCTGATCGAGGGCGGTGTCGGTCCGGTCATGCGTCGGACGGTTCCAGGTCCGGACCCGCGAGGTCGGCGAGGTCCGCCATCTCCGCGAGCTCGCGCCACCAGGACACCCGGGTGGGACGGCCGTCGTAGTCAGGACGCCGGTTGGCGCCGCTGGGGCCGGGGAGCACGAACACCTGGGTGCGCCCGACGTACCACTCGGTGGCGCCGAGCAGCTTCGGTGGCCTGCGACCCAGCGCCCGGGCCGCCTGCTGGGCCGCGCCCTTGCCGGTGAAGGCCAGCCAGTCCGGCTCCCACCGCTCGACCTTGGCGACGAGGTCGTCGATGTCGGCGAGATAGCGGGTCCCGTCGGGAGACGGGCGCCCGACCAGGTCGGTCAGCCCCAGGCCGAGCGCGGGCAGCCGGTGGTCGTCCTCGGGGCGCAAGAGCGTGGGCGTCATCCCGGCGAGGTGCAGGCACTCCCAGAAGGAGTTGCCGGGGGTCGCGTAGTAGTGCTCGCGGGTCTTCGGACTGTCCTGACCGGCCTGGCCACAGAAGACCACGGCGGGATCCGGACCGACGATGTCGGGCAACTCCTCCACGCCCCCACCCTCTCGTCCTACACAATGACCCCCATGGGCGGAAAGCGAGCCGGGTCGCGACGAGGTCCCCGGCCCCAGCGACGAGTCTCACCGACCCTCCTGGGGTTGTCACTGGGGGTCACGCTGCTCGTCGTGGCGTGGGGCTACCTGGTCTTCGCGGCCATCGACTTCGGGTCCGAGGCGCGCGGCGGACGGGGCGAGGCGTGGTGGTTCCT
This window encodes:
- a CDS encoding Dps family protein; translation: MSDTMQSTDLTTSASAGAHTAHPPYRASETLGAHLQQLLVDLTDLHLQGKQAHWNVVGKNFRDLHLQLDEVVDDARTFSDTVAERMRALYVVPDARAATVGAQTSLPEFPSTEVDTAETVDRIVSAIYATAGTARRIHDEVDAEDPTSADILHGILERLEQLAWMIDAENRVANASSPRSITP
- the nrdR gene encoding transcriptional regulator NrdR codes for the protein MHCPYCRHTDTRVVDSRVAEDGGSIRRRRTCSECGKRFTTVELMQVTVLKRSGATEPFQRDKAVAGVRKACKGRPVTEDQLDRLGQAVEDALRAAGAAEVPAHEVGLAILGPLRELDEVAYLRFASVYRAFESADDFEDEIAQLRSERRTPDSPAALDGLDGRAPAPTG
- a CDS encoding DUF4190 domain-containing protein encodes the protein MSESDPGVPAGANPPGPGWWQASDGHYYPPQQSPGLPPPPGAYPYLPQMHVRATNGLAIASMVLGILWLYWVGSILALVFGYVARAQIKRSHGQQVGGGMAVAGIVLGWIGIGIALVFVIGAIVAAVSYDEINSLPSNGFCNVDRYMEDPDC
- a CDS encoding mismatch-specific DNA-glycosylase — encoded protein: MEELPDIVGPDPAVVFCGQAGQDSPKTREHYYATPGNSFWECLHLAGMTPTLLRPEDDHRLPALGLGLTDLVGRPSPDGTRYLADIDDLVAKVERWEPDWLAFTGKGAAQQAARALGRRPPKLLGATEWYVGRTQVFVLPGPSGANRRPDYDGRPTRVSWWRELAEMADLADLAGPDLEPSDA